The following DNA comes from Pseudophryne corroboree isolate aPseCor3 chromosome 3 unlocalized genomic scaffold, aPseCor3.hap2 SUPER_3_unloc_26, whole genome shotgun sequence.
AAGTGGACCTCCTAGCCTTCATGGATAGACTGAATCAGAATGATTTTAATCTTAAATTTGTAACAACTAGTAGTACAAAAGAAATTTCCTTTTTGGACTTATGTATATATGTAGAAGAAGACACCCTTAAAACCAAAACCTTTAGGAAGGCAACAGATTCTAATGGATATATAGAAATGGGCAGTTTACATCACCCGAATTGGCTAGACGGTATTCCGTTTAGCCAATTTACAAATATTAAGCGGAACTGTAGTGACCAAACTATCTGTAATGAACAAATAATAGAAACCACCAACAGGTTTATCAATAAAGGTTATCCAGTAGATCTCTTAAATAAATCACGGGCTAAAGTAGAAAACATCAATAGGGATGACCTTTTAAAAGAAAGAGAAGAAATCTAAAGATGAGAGGAATAAGTGGTCTTTTATCAGCCAGTATAATCCTCTGCACAAAAATGTTGAAAGAATTTTTAGAAAGAATTGGTATTTATTACAGAAAGATCCAGTTATAGGAAGAGATACCTGATAGACCTACTTTCATGTATAGGAAAGCGCCATCATTGAAGGATAAACTAGTAAGGAGTGTGATAGATGACAATACGAGACCCAGCATCAGAACGAAAGGGTTCCATAGATGTGGCCAGTGTCTGATGTGTAGGACGGTTAAGAGTAAGTCCAGTAAAATCACTGATTTTATTAGGTGTCAATCAAAAAATGTCATCTACGGCATAGAATGTGCATGTGGGTTGATCTATGTAGGTAGGACAAGCAGAAATCTAAAGACCCGTCTCACAGAACATGTGTATAACATTCGGAAAGGGCTGGAAACACTTTCTCTTTCAGCCCATTTTAAAACTCAACATGATAAGAAAGAATGTTTTGTAAAAAGGTTCTGGGGAATAGAACAGATTAAACCCACATGGCGGTCTAAAGATATAGAAAGTAGATTAGCGGAGAATGAGATGAAATGGATTATTAAATTAAGTACTCTGCAATCTAAAGGATTAAATACCGATTTTGAGATGAAGTGGTTTTTAAAGTGATTTTTAAAGTGTTTTTGATATATTGATATTTATATTCATTCCTATGCCCTCATCCGTGTATATGTattcatcattttatttatttatatttttgtatCATGTATAAAACTAATCATCTATGTATTTTAATATCATAGTACTAACATTATTTATATCTTCCCTTTGGTTTTGAATATCTATGGGACTAATAATGGAAAACTATCAATGGCCGATGCATAAAATAACTTTTCTTTTTGAATGGGAACGGACTTATTTAATAAACATGGTGCCGATTTGGACCGCATGTGTAGACATGGAACGCATACTTCCGTATAAGAATGATGCTGGGGGACCCTGAAAGATGTTCGCCACGTCATATCCCATCCATTTCCATTGACGACGGGAACAGGAAGTACTTGTTCAGTGGAAACCTCGGCACATGGAACGCATTAGACCAGATGGCATGCATGACGTCACTTCCTGCCCGCCGTCAGCGGCGGTGGGAGTGGGAAAGATATGCTCCTATTGGAGGATGGTTATGTCACCACCTCTCCCCGCGATTTTTGAAAGCGGAAACGGGAGGTGTACTATTGGACACAGCTGATGGATATTATGGGGGTAATCTGGATGGGTATAAATGTAACATTCTGTTGTTTTGCcacaaacgcttctgaggaagaacccagcAGGGTTGTAAATGCATTAAGCGGTGTGGCTATTTCTAACCTGGTGAATAGAGGCATAGGACTGGAAATAATCCTAGGAGTATCAGGAACTCTGTGGGCCTTTTGGATTGATGAGTACACAGTCATCTCTAACACCAGTGATATTACATGCTTTTAAAacttgtttgtgagtgcatttttactAAACTTCTTTCCTTTAAGTGGGAGTCTGCACTATTGCTTTATTTGTTTCAGCAAAGCACAGGAGGATATTAAAAGAATCCAGCAGAAACATCTACCTTCcttcaatgcagagattattatttGATATATTGTGAGTGCAGCGTGTAAATAAAATTTTTATTGTTTTTGAATTGGATGTCTACACTATTGTGTGTATTATCTTTTTCAGTCGAAATATTTCAATATGTGGTGATACCTGAGAAGTTATTGCTCTTCCCACAAAGAAAGAGAAGGGAAGTAATGTTCATTTATTATATGTAACCATACAAACAGAATTTGCGCAATTAGTACACTTAATTTCTTGTAGTATTTGGTGTATGGAAAATTAGTGGATTTTTCTGAAGTGTATATGCTGCATTTTTTAACTGTTTATCTAGcgcaaaaaacacaataatttttatctaaatcaattgccttatgttatgcctattgaaaaatctatcttaaataaaaataataaaagttatgttttcatttattcatgaaacataaaggggaaaaaaaaagagtgcgccacacattaaggcttctttagatataagcccactagcgtttttttctaaaccccttaaccagtcattgcaatttgcttaatgacgcacctccaaccagattagctaatctttggtattaacactttcggattattccctctatcggttggttcatacatagaagtatcgtaaaacaattatcatttgggcctgtgcatagtccctcagacttaacgtcttccctggaaatacttgtggatggagcccttcattcgctttgccaggattcaagggtgttcaatctgtttaaatcagagcactacattttggccaccatgctcgattctaggtttaaagcctaggttgtatctctctttatggacacaagtctgcagaggtggaaagacctgctggtgagaaaattgtcaactcaagcagaacgtgacctgtcaacagctcctccttcattttcttcagcaactggggctgcgaggaaaaggataacatttccgagcccactcgctggacacaaaagtaacaatacaagtgacacattaacaggaaattgtgtctgtcaccatagcgacaattatctggaaataagataatacacagacacataaaaagactcaacggaaatcttttgttttaaacaactttatttcatatctttaatacacagatttttctctatattttaaacttaaaaaatactttactctgcacatggataaaatatcctttaaagcacagaaacaattcaagttacattatagtattgcaggtaagtaaaacagatacatatcaggagcgaaaagcctatgggggtcattcagacccagccacaATAGCGGCCAGCAGCAGTTTGCTGTTGGtgacaaaatgcacatgcgcagcaacCGCGCAGACActcattgtggccgcatccctgaggggAAAAACGTgggcgggccaggaccattttccaggggctgcatgtcaaatctgtgttcatctctgattaaccccctataagcttccagagtgcacctcatatctcatcttttccaagttactacaaatgatatgagatcggtagcagcactactttcaggattattacacagaacacacataaaggctgacacagcaacacACATAAGGGATTaaatagaaataaggaagcataatcatctttAGGTCTAATTATTAActgattctgtgcgggacccatacacctctttactgcctccagcatcccCTGGTACTACACTGCGGCCATCAGCGCTGTCTCCCCCCTCTACCGCCACCACCCTCTCTCCCCCTACTACTGCCATCCGCCCTATCTGCCCCCCCACTATTGCCATCCAccgtcttcccccactactgccacccgccccatctccttccactactgtcacctgccctgtctcttcctcactgcaacctgccccatctccccccactactgccaccgccatgTCTCCTccaactactgccaccgccctgtctacaccaactgccacccaccctgtctccccccactactgctacccaccctgtctcccccattactgccactgccctgtctttcCCCCACAACtgcatccaccctgtctccccctactgccaccgctctgtctccctcgactactgccacccactgtctcccccactactgttaTCACCATCTCCCCCACTATTGCCACCGCCCCATCTCTCCCAACTGCCACCCGCCCcgccccccccactactgccaccactgtctcccctctgacaccttagcgctgcttgaGAACAAGATTCTCACAGACACTGCTTCCGGCAGCCCCTGCTACAGCACTAGTGCTACAATCGTCTCACCCCTGACATCTCAGAacttcttggggattcttggtactgctggtaacagtccttcatctgcagatggaagcaagcagggcagtaaggagacagatgctgcttctggtaccatggaccctggtcatgttgggctgggagagtcagtaagattatgtaatagagtcaccatcttacatgcagccagtggagggagcagagaatgggtgttatgtggcaggaacgggctggttaggtaacaacctggctgctgcattctgtacaagctacaaccggtgcaattcttttgctgggagacccagatagaggacattgcagtagtctatgcgtgatgatacaagtaaatgtatgactgtaggtagatcttctgagggaaataagtgctggagtctggctatgttcctcagatgaggatctgattgtggcagatactgatgtctaagtgtcactcctctatccaggacaccaagattccgcacatgatcagcattttgcaactctgaacccccaagcgtaagtctggttggtttgcaaagctgaactgtagccctgccctttggtggtgagcttaaagacctgtttcaccaggactgaatcacagccaactggcatcagccacacctggagctcagctagacaaccatttaggattggtactgggttctcagtgcctagagcaaagacaggtcatttgtatagcagtggtagatgagggcatgacatctgattatttcacccagtggttacATGCATATTGcagaaagcataggagataggataagaaccttgaagaacaatgcatggcaatgataagtatactccagaagattaaaatcgtttctcacctgagtgatgtctattgtgtgcaacaagagatgatttatttctcagagtatagaaatggcttctcacctgtgtgacttctgtgatgtataacaagaactgatttctgtgaaaaacatttcccgcactcagagcaagaaaatggcttctcacctgtgtgagttctctgatgtataacaagatgtgatttgtgtgcaaaacctttccaacactcagaacatggaaatgccttctcacctgtgtgactttgctgatgggtaacaagtcgtgatttgtgtgtaaaacatttcccgcactcagagcaagaaaatggcttctcacctgtgtgacttctgtgatgtataacaagatctgatttacaagcaaaacatttcccacactcagaacatggaaaaggtttctcacctgtgtgactgcgcagatgtgtaacaagttgtgatttacttacacaacatttcccacactcagaacatggaaatggcttctcacctgtgtgctctctctgatgtctaacaagattggatttccaggtaaaacttttcccgcactcagagcaagaaaatggcttctcacctatgtgagttctgtgatgtataacaagatctgatttacatgcaaaacatttcccacactcagaacatggaaaaggtttctcacctgtgtgactgcgcagatgtgcaacaagttgtgatttacttacacaacatttcccacactcagaacatggaaatggcttctcacctgtgtgacttctgtgatgtataacaagatgtgatttacatgcaaaacatttcccacactcagaacatggaaaaggtttctcacctgtgtgactgcgcagatgtgtaacaagttgtgatttacttacacaacatttcccacactcagaacatggaaatggcttctcacctgtgtgctctctctgatgtctaacaagattggatttccaggtaaaacttttcccgcactcagagcaacaaaatggcttctcacctatgtgacttctgtgatgta
Coding sequences within:
- the LOC134983840 gene encoding gastrula zinc finger protein XlCGF57.1-like; translated protein: MLSPDCDRKDNDSRQDSPGDNPNTPIIHPALSAGTSEPGKCSPDHSDIGASVTALTVDTVFPCSIDAKCFTQNTKPIKPHTGKAGGRPLICSECGKCFTKKSYLVIHHRIHTGEKPFPCSECGKCFTQKSHLVRHERRHTGEKPFSCSECGKCFAQKSALVRHEREHTGEKPFPCSECGKCCVSKSQLVTHLRSHTGEKPFPCSECGKCFACKSDLVIHHRSHIGEKPFCCSECGKSFTWKSNLVRHQREHTGEKPFPCSECGKCCVSKSQLVTHLRSHTGEKPFPCSECGKCFACKSHLVIHHRSHTGEKPFPCSECGKCCVSKSQLVAHLRSHTGEKPFPCSECGKCFACKSDLVIHHRTHIGEKPFSCSECGKSFTWKSNLVRHQREHTGEKPFPCSECGKCCVSKSQLVTHLRSHTGEKPFPCSECGKCFACKSDLVIHHRSHTGEKPFSCSECGKCFTHKSRLVTHQQSHTGEKAFPCSECWKGFAHKSHLVIHQRTHTGEKPFSCSECGKCFSQKSVLVIHHRSHTGEKPFLYSEK